The following proteins are co-located in the Paenibacillus sp. FSL H8-0079 genome:
- the pepT gene encoding peptidase T, with product MKDILIQRLSTYVQMDTQSDENSETCPSTPGQLALGKLLVEECNSIGLQEVTMDENGYVMATLPSNTDKDVPVIGFLAHLDTATDFTGKDVKPQVIDNYDGADIVLNSELDVVLSNKDFPELHEYKGHTLITTDGTTLLGADNKAGIAEIMTAMAYLIEHPEVKHGKIRVAFTPDEEIGRGPHKFDVAAFGAKYAYTVDGGPLGELEYESFNAAAAKITVRGTNVHPGTAKDKMVNSLKIAMELNRRLPVEEAPEFTDAYDGFYHLLSLEGDVELTKMSYIIRDFDREKFEERKTNLLNIVNELKSKYGEKSITVELNDQYYNMREKIEPVRQIVDIAHEAMTRLDIEPVIRPIRGGTDGSQLSYMGMPTPNIFTGGENYHGKFEYVSVDNMVKATRVIVEIAQLFEQHGDI from the coding sequence TCAGATGGATACCCAATCCGATGAAAATAGCGAGACATGCCCTTCCACACCCGGCCAACTGGCCTTGGGCAAACTGCTCGTTGAAGAATGTAACTCCATTGGTCTGCAAGAAGTGACGATGGATGAGAACGGTTATGTCATGGCTACACTGCCATCCAATACCGACAAAGATGTTCCCGTGATCGGTTTCCTGGCTCACCTTGATACAGCGACCGACTTTACAGGTAAAGATGTTAAACCGCAGGTTATTGATAACTATGACGGTGCTGACATTGTGCTGAACTCCGAACTGGATGTTGTGTTGTCCAACAAAGATTTCCCGGAACTGCACGAATATAAAGGCCACACGCTGATCACAACCGATGGTACAACGTTGCTTGGTGCTGACAATAAGGCAGGCATTGCCGAGATCATGACGGCGATGGCCTATCTGATTGAGCACCCGGAAGTGAAACACGGTAAGATTCGGGTTGCTTTTACTCCGGATGAAGAGATTGGCCGTGGACCGCACAAGTTTGACGTGGCTGCTTTTGGAGCCAAATATGCTTACACAGTTGACGGTGGACCACTTGGTGAGCTGGAATACGAGAGCTTTAACGCAGCTGCCGCCAAAATTACCGTACGAGGTACCAATGTACATCCCGGAACTGCGAAGGATAAAATGGTGAACTCTCTGAAAATTGCGATGGAATTGAATCGTCGCCTGCCTGTAGAGGAAGCTCCTGAATTCACGGACGCTTACGATGGTTTCTACCATCTGCTGTCTCTGGAGGGTGACGTTGAGCTGACGAAAATGAGCTACATCATCCGTGATTTCGACCGTGAGAAGTTTGAAGAGCGCAAAACGAATCTGTTGAATATCGTGAATGAACTGAAGTCTAAATACGGAGAGAAAAGCATCACGGTCGAATTGAATGACCAGTACTATAACATGCGTGAGAAAATTGAACCGGTACGCCAGATCGTCGATATTGCCCATGAAGCCATGACCCGGCTGGACATCGAACCTGTTATTCGCCCCATCCGGGGAGGAACAGATGGTTCCCAGCTATCCTATATGGGTATGCCAACACCGAATATCTTCACTGGCGGTGAGAACTACCATGGCAAATTCGAATATGTATCGGTAGATAATATGGTGAAGGCAACCCGCGTCATTGTAGAGATTGCTCAATTGTTTGAGCAGCACGGAGATATCTAA
- a CDS encoding response regulator, with protein MRYFIVDDDPGVRSMLMDIIEDEGLGDIAGEAEDGAHIHAELLELHKVDVLLIDLLMPQRDGIQTVRALEGRFEGKIVMISQIESKNMIGEAYSLGIEYYITKPINRLEILSVLRLVGERLRMQQSIADIQRTLQGLSGLHPNERTAAPVPDKTITTAGHFLLSEMGMIGEAGSRDLLDMLEYLEQVETDEHKLSPYTFPSLKDIFQNVAVRKLGENASLAEVNKEIKASEQRVRRAIFQTLSHVVSLGLTDYTHPKFENYASKFFDFTEIRKKMLELQNNVEPSLSQTRINTKKFVQVLYLEAKRLLH; from the coding sequence ATGCGTTATTTTATTGTGGATGATGATCCTGGTGTTCGTTCCATGTTGATGGATATTATTGAGGATGAGGGACTTGGCGATATTGCCGGGGAAGCTGAGGACGGAGCACACATTCACGCAGAACTGTTGGAACTACATAAGGTGGATGTACTGCTGATTGATCTGTTGATGCCACAACGGGACGGGATTCAGACTGTACGGGCGCTTGAGGGAAGGTTCGAGGGCAAGATCGTCATGATCTCCCAGATCGAGTCGAAAAATATGATCGGAGAAGCCTACTCACTAGGCATTGAATATTACATTACGAAGCCGATTAACCGCTTGGAGATTCTGTCTGTTCTGCGGCTGGTGGGCGAGAGGTTACGGATGCAGCAATCCATCGCAGATATTCAGCGGACATTGCAGGGATTGTCCGGTTTGCACCCTAACGAGCGCACTGCGGCTCCGGTTCCGGACAAAACGATTACTACAGCAGGACATTTCCTGCTGTCCGAGATGGGCATGATCGGCGAAGCGGGAAGCAGAGATCTGCTGGACATGCTCGAATATCTGGAGCAGGTAGAGACAGATGAGCATAAGCTGTCGCCCTATACGTTCCCATCCCTCAAAGACATCTTTCAGAACGTAGCAGTACGCAAGCTGGGAGAGAACGCCTCTCTCGCGGAGGTTAACAAGGAGATCAAGGCATCAGAACAACGTGTCCGCAGGGCTATCTTCCAGACACTGAGCCATGTGGTTTCTCTGGGATTAACGGATTATACACATCCCAAGTTCGAGAACTATGCATCCAAATTTTTCGATTTTACCGAAATCCGCAAGAAAATGCTGGAGCTGCAAAACAATGTGGAGCCTTCTCTGTCCCAGACACGCATTAATACGAAAAAGTTCGTACAGGTGTTATATCTGGAAGCCAAACGATTGCTGCATTAA
- a CDS encoding GPR1/FUN34/YaaH family transporter, whose protein sequence is MQTDSQTKVKIVNADPSAMGLFGLAIVTLVASSQKLGITEGLSYAIPWAIFLGAFAQLFACIQDSKRNNTFGTTAFGAYAFFWFAMAANWMIKMGVFGSTLAEQADGKQLGFAFAGYLVFTLFMTIGAIEANKVLLIIFILIDFLFLGLTFDAFGVAPHIFHTIAAYAELAIGIVSLYGTGASVLNAHFGYTFLPIGKPSGIFKPKA, encoded by the coding sequence ATGCAGACCGATTCACAGACTAAAGTCAAAATTGTTAATGCCGATCCCAGCGCAATGGGATTATTTGGGTTGGCAATCGTAACCCTGGTCGCTTCTTCCCAGAAGCTTGGCATTACAGAAGGACTTAGCTACGCTATTCCTTGGGCGATCTTCCTGGGTGCATTCGCCCAGTTATTCGCATGCATTCAAGATTCCAAACGCAACAATACTTTTGGTACAACGGCTTTCGGCGCGTACGCATTCTTCTGGTTCGCTATGGCTGCCAACTGGATGATCAAAATGGGCGTATTCGGCTCCACGCTTGCTGAACAGGCCGATGGCAAGCAGCTCGGATTTGCTTTTGCCGGATACCTGGTGTTCACCTTGTTCATGACAATTGGTGCTATTGAAGCGAATAAAGTATTGCTTATCATCTTCATTCTGATCGACTTCCTGTTCCTTGGCTTGACCTTTGATGCTTTCGGCGTAGCTCCTCACATTTTCCACACCATTGCAGCATACGCTGAACTGGCGATCGGAATTGTGTCCCTGTATGGTACAGGCGCTTCGGTACTGAACGCTCACTTCGGCTATACGTTCTTGCCGATCGGCAAACCGTCCGGCATTTTCAAACCCAAGGCTTAA
- a CDS encoding methyl-accepting chemotaxis protein has product MNVVDALLKVMPYISKILREPASLTVYDHEKVLDVIMTDKFDLGFEKGMPLLDSFQNFAVLKNGREATLSTLSKEVFGIELDTLNIPIFDDQQKVVAVFCVSYDQSNQNQLEDIIQENQAINGNLVDMVQHVAAHAEELQATSEQILQNTRLAVQNSSQINKVAGFIREISEQTNLLGLNAAIEAARVGEAGAGFGVVASEVRKLSVDAKQATSDIDTSLRDVQQVIKQMEVEVSQIAASSQEQATLVSSFTDVIEKLNDTGERMKALSEQLISYSIKN; this is encoded by the coding sequence ATGAACGTTGTAGATGCACTGCTTAAAGTCATGCCTTATATTAGTAAGATCCTCAGAGAGCCGGCCAGTTTGACTGTATATGATCATGAAAAAGTATTGGATGTCATTATGACAGATAAATTTGATCTTGGTTTTGAAAAAGGAATGCCTCTCTTGGATTCGTTCCAAAACTTTGCCGTCTTGAAAAACGGAAGAGAAGCTACCCTCTCTACTCTCTCCAAAGAAGTTTTTGGTATTGAGCTGGATACCCTGAACATTCCGATCTTTGATGATCAGCAAAAAGTCGTTGCTGTCTTCTGTGTATCTTATGACCAGTCCAATCAGAATCAACTTGAAGATATTATACAAGAAAATCAGGCTATCAATGGTAACCTCGTTGATATGGTGCAACACGTTGCCGCTCATGCTGAAGAATTGCAGGCGACCAGTGAGCAGATCCTGCAAAACACACGACTTGCTGTTCAGAACTCTTCCCAAATCAACAAAGTAGCCGGGTTCATTCGCGAAATCTCCGAACAAACCAACTTGCTTGGCCTGAATGCCGCTATTGAAGCTGCACGCGTTGGTGAAGCCGGTGCTGGCTTTGGGGTGGTTGCTTCCGAAGTACGCAAACTGTCTGTGGATGCCAAACAAGCTACAAGTGATATTGATACCAGTCTGAGAGATGTACAACAGGTGATCAAACAGATGGAAGTTGAGGTCTCCCAGATTGCAGCCTCTTCACAGGAACAAGCGACGCTTGTATCTTCCTTCACAGATGTCATCGAGAAGCTCAATGACACGGGCGAGCGTATGAAAGCTCTGTCGGAACAACTGATCAGCTACTCGATCAAAAACTAA
- a CDS encoding aspartyl-phosphate phosphatase Spo0E family protein, with product MVMSLDLKNKIEKARHNLHMLVEHNKGGLGHPDVIRQSMALDELINEYNRVSRNHSRG from the coding sequence ATGGTTATGAGTTTGGATTTGAAAAATAAAATAGAAAAGGCCAGACATAACCTTCATATGCTGGTAGAGCATAACAAGGGTGGTCTTGGACATCCCGATGTGATTCGGCAGTCTATGGCATTGGACGAATTGATTAATGAGTATAACCGAGTTAGCCGAAACCATTCACGGGGCTGA
- a CDS encoding alanine/glycine:cation symporter family protein, with translation MEQTIQDIVVIFNDFLWSKVLIILLVVCGIYFTTKTRFMQFRMIGDMVKVLREPKSKEPGKISPFQAFCISMAARVGTGNITGIALAIALGGPGAVFWMWVIAIIGSASSFVESTLAQIYKVKDKGGFRGGPAYYMERGLGKRWMGILFAILITLSFGLVFNAVQSNTITVAFENSFGTDRLTVGIIMAVIFAGIIMGGVKRIAKASEYIVVVLAVLYIGVAAFVVLANITQLPSMIALIVKNAFGIEQVAGGTLGAALMNGVKRGLFSNEAGMGSAPNAAATADTTHPVKQGLIQAFGVLTDTLVICTSTAMIILLSGVYKGSNLGGIELTQAALSVHIGPWASGFLAVMVFLFAFSTLIGNYYYGETNIEFIKSNKVWLWVYRICVIAMVVFGAVAKVQLVWDLADLFMGLMVVVNLIAILMLSKVTFEALKDYKKQKAEGRDPIFTRDRIHIPGEVECWESEEEVIGDKSVRVAN, from the coding sequence ATGGAGCAAACAATACAAGATATTGTCGTCATTTTCAATGATTTTCTATGGTCCAAAGTGTTAATTATACTATTGGTAGTATGTGGTATATACTTCACCACCAAGACCCGATTCATGCAATTCCGCATGATTGGAGATATGGTGAAGGTGCTTCGAGAGCCGAAAAGTAAGGAACCGGGCAAAATCTCACCATTTCAGGCATTCTGTATCAGTATGGCGGCCCGCGTAGGCACAGGGAATATTACCGGTATTGCACTGGCCATCGCACTGGGGGGACCTGGGGCTGTATTCTGGATGTGGGTTATTGCGATTATTGGTTCTGCCTCCAGTTTTGTGGAGAGCACGCTGGCTCAGATCTATAAAGTGAAGGATAAGGGCGGATTCCGCGGGGGTCCGGCGTATTATATGGAGCGTGGGCTGGGGAAGCGCTGGATGGGGATTTTATTTGCCATTCTCATTACGCTTTCATTCGGCTTGGTCTTTAATGCGGTGCAGTCGAACACCATTACCGTCGCATTCGAAAACTCATTCGGTACGGATCGGTTAACGGTGGGTATCATTATGGCCGTGATATTTGCAGGAATTATTATGGGCGGTGTCAAACGGATTGCAAAAGCATCGGAGTACATCGTCGTTGTGCTCGCCGTATTGTACATTGGGGTAGCGGCTTTTGTGGTGCTGGCGAACATTACCCAGCTTCCGTCCATGATTGCGTTGATCGTCAAAAATGCCTTCGGCATCGAGCAGGTGGCAGGCGGAACGTTGGGTGCTGCGCTGATGAACGGTGTGAAACGCGGATTGTTCTCCAATGAGGCGGGCATGGGTAGTGCCCCGAATGCCGCTGCTACAGCGGATACAACACATCCGGTGAAGCAGGGACTTATTCAGGCTTTTGGTGTGCTGACAGATACGTTAGTTATATGTACAAGCACAGCCATGATTATTTTGCTATCCGGGGTGTACAAAGGTTCCAATCTGGGTGGCATTGAATTGACTCAGGCTGCTTTAAGTGTACATATTGGTCCATGGGCATCGGGATTCCTGGCGGTCATGGTGTTCCTGTTTGCCTTCAGTACGCTAATCGGAAATTATTACTATGGGGAAACCAATATTGAGTTTATCAAATCCAATAAAGTTTGGCTGTGGGTATACCGCATTTGCGTTATCGCGATGGTGGTGTTCGGTGCGGTAGCCAAAGTACAGCTGGTATGGGATTTGGCGGACCTGTTCATGGGGCTCATGGTGGTGGTGAACCTGATTGCGATTCTGATGCTGTCCAAGGTGACGTTTGAAGCACTGAAGGACTACAAGAAACAGAAAGCCGAAGGACGTGACCCGATCTTTACGCGGGACCGCATTCATATTCCGGGTGAAGTAGAGTGCTGGGAGTCGGAAGAAGAAGTGATTGGGGACAAATCAGTACGTGTAGCAAATTAA
- a CDS encoding anthranilate phosphoribosyltransferase has protein sequence MDMSQILREVGRGKRGSRDLNYTEALTVAEKILKQEVSPAQTAAFLMAERMKMENVEELEAFVHACRNSAERFSVFQDGLDCAGPYDGRTKSFMATFPVAFVLAAAGLPVTLHGSDPLPPKWGVTLSVLLKEAGIDTRKMDREDARGAALRSGVMYVSSEEWCEPLRKLRPLREELGFRTVFNTAEKLIDYNHSPYLVFGVFHNTFLDRIAKLLTRFNYRRAYVVQGMEGSEDLYIDRPTRVYAVEDGDMKLELVDPAAYELDMPVPELVWTAAKQLEVAESVLSGDGHIAFVNQVLLNGGFRLYAAGRVNSIEEGIYTCQGLLESGAAYRIYQQWCVSMGGELPDSRAVSIYPASSR, from the coding sequence ATGGATATGTCTCAGATACTCCGAGAGGTCGGGCGTGGGAAACGAGGCTCGCGTGATCTGAATTATACAGAGGCACTGACGGTTGCAGAGAAAATCCTGAAACAGGAGGTTTCCCCTGCCCAGACGGCTGCGTTTCTAATGGCTGAACGAATGAAAATGGAAAACGTCGAGGAACTGGAAGCCTTTGTTCATGCGTGCCGTAACAGCGCGGAACGGTTCTCCGTATTTCAGGATGGATTGGACTGCGCCGGTCCTTATGATGGACGAACAAAGTCATTCATGGCTACGTTTCCGGTTGCATTTGTACTCGCGGCGGCAGGGTTGCCGGTGACTTTACATGGGAGTGATCCTTTACCACCCAAGTGGGGAGTTACGCTGTCGGTTCTGTTAAAGGAAGCGGGAATTGATACACGTAAAATGGATCGGGAAGATGCCCGGGGTGCTGCATTGCGTTCGGGTGTCATGTATGTATCCTCCGAAGAATGGTGCGAGCCTCTTCGCAAGCTTCGTCCGTTACGGGAAGAGCTGGGTTTCCGCACGGTGTTTAACACGGCAGAGAAACTCATTGATTATAACCATTCACCGTATCTGGTGTTTGGTGTGTTTCATAATACCTTTCTCGATCGGATTGCGAAGCTGCTTACTCGGTTTAACTATCGCCGTGCTTATGTGGTACAGGGGATGGAAGGGTCTGAGGATCTGTATATCGATCGGCCAACCCGCGTATACGCCGTGGAAGATGGCGATATGAAGCTGGAACTGGTTGATCCTGCAGCCTACGAACTAGATATGCCAGTGCCGGAGCTGGTCTGGACGGCTGCGAAACAGCTTGAAGTGGCGGAAAGTGTGTTAAGCGGTGATGGTCATATCGCTTTTGTGAATCAGGTCTTGTTAAATGGAGGTTTCCGCTTGTACGCAGCGGGCCGTGTCAATTCCATCGAAGAGGGCATATACACTTGTCAGGGGTTGTTGGAGAGTGGTGCGGCGTATCGCATCTATCAGCAATGGTGTGTCTCCATGGGTGGCGAACTGCCGGATAGCAGAGCAGTGTCCATCTATCCGGCATCGTCCAGATAA
- a CDS encoding acyl-CoA thioesterase — translation MEKKYVRETRCFKTARVFPTDVNNHNTLFGGKLMSYIDDIASIAASKLCRVNTVTASTDSVDFLYPINPTDSVTLESFASWTGRSSMEIFVKVIREDLKTGEKKIAATAFLTFVALDENNRKLIVPRIIPETEEEKKLYETAPDRAAMRKQRREESKKFADFLTVTYPWE, via the coding sequence GTGGAGAAAAAGTACGTACGCGAAACGCGTTGTTTTAAGACGGCACGGGTATTCCCAACCGATGTCAACAATCATAACACTCTGTTCGGCGGCAAGCTGATGTCCTACATCGATGATATTGCATCCATCGCCGCTTCCAAGCTATGCCGGGTAAATACCGTAACAGCTTCAACCGACTCTGTCGATTTCCTGTACCCGATTAACCCGACGGATTCGGTGACACTTGAATCGTTCGCGTCCTGGACAGGACGAAGTTCCATGGAGATTTTTGTGAAGGTCATTCGTGAGGATCTGAAGACTGGAGAGAAGAAAATTGCGGCGACCGCATTTTTGACCTTTGTGGCCCTGGACGAAAATAACCGCAAACTGATTGTACCTCGCATTATCCCGGAGACCGAAGAAGAGAAGAAACTATACGAGACCGCTCCGGATCGGGCGGCCATGCGGAAACAACGGCGGGAAGAGAGCAAGAAATTCGCTGACTTCCTAACCGTTACTTATCCTTGGGAATAA
- a CDS encoding ANTAR domain-containing protein, with the protein MRSLLVIRVQPTIPASSDAIPLTPERLLGANGYHVQVAGSETEALKLAREAEASILHLSLADVEYWVNCLGKGKSDSPLLWWCAPDTASSSAESCEIETSIDGILTPSMTGPEIHWSLHFAARRYMERKQWEQERKQLQSRLEDRKWIDMAKAILSDLKQISEAEAYDLLRKKAMDERKRMVDVATAIVKAHQLLQS; encoded by the coding sequence ATGCGATCTTTATTGGTCATCCGTGTACAACCAACGATACCTGCCTCATCTGATGCAATCCCTCTGACACCGGAGAGGCTGCTGGGAGCAAACGGGTACCATGTACAGGTGGCAGGCAGTGAAACGGAAGCGCTGAAGCTGGCTCGTGAGGCGGAAGCGTCCATCTTGCACCTGTCGCTGGCTGATGTGGAATACTGGGTGAACTGCCTGGGAAAGGGGAAGTCGGATTCCCCGCTGCTTTGGTGGTGCGCGCCAGATACGGCCTCTTCTTCCGCAGAATCATGCGAGATTGAAACCTCAATTGATGGAATACTCACACCATCGATGACTGGACCGGAGATCCACTGGAGCCTTCACTTTGCAGCCCGGCGCTACATGGAACGCAAGCAGTGGGAGCAGGAACGGAAGCAGCTGCAATCCAGGCTGGAAGATCGGAAGTGGATTGATATGGCGAAGGCGATCCTGAGTGATCTGAAGCAGATCTCCGAGGCTGAAGCCTATGACCTGTTACGCAAGAAAGCGATGGATGAACGCAAACGGATGGTCGATGTAGCCACAGCGATTGTGAAGGCACATCAACTGCTCCAGTCTTAA
- a CDS encoding cyclic nucleotide-binding domain-containing protein, producing the protein MKEIMDFGLMRKLARENGLDQVLDESALAELRLLEAAKGELICAKGERPERLYFLVQGKLKIYTTLPNGKSLLLRFSTPLALVGDLELVNGKEANNTVESVSKSLLLGISYRSLQNTYAENPKFLHFMLSQVTHKLYTFSNLSSLNMLYPVESRFASYLLSTMDQDETSSEEIQTSKLTELADMLGTSYRHLNRVVHDLCDRNIIRKVQRKLVICDLEQLRVIAGGNIYE; encoded by the coding sequence ATGAAAGAAATTATGGACTTTGGGCTAATGCGTAAGCTTGCACGTGAGAATGGACTGGATCAGGTGCTGGACGAGTCTGCACTCGCTGAGTTGCGACTGCTGGAGGCTGCCAAGGGTGAGTTGATATGTGCCAAAGGCGAGCGGCCTGAGCGATTGTATTTTCTCGTGCAGGGCAAGCTCAAGATCTATACCACCCTGCCTAACGGCAAGTCGCTGTTGCTTCGTTTCAGTACACCCCTCGCGCTTGTGGGCGATCTGGAACTGGTCAATGGCAAGGAGGCCAATAATACGGTAGAATCTGTGAGCAAAAGCCTGCTGCTTGGTATCAGCTATCGTTCTCTCCAGAATACGTATGCAGAGAATCCTAAATTTCTCCACTTCATGCTCAGTCAAGTTACGCATAAATTGTACACCTTCTCCAACCTGTCGAGTCTGAATATGCTATATCCCGTTGAGAGCCGATTTGCCAGCTATCTGTTGTCCACCATGGATCAGGATGAGACCTCTTCCGAAGAGATTCAGACCTCCAAGCTGACTGAGCTGGCGGATATGCTGGGTACCAGTTACAGACATCTGAACAGGGTCGTTCACGATCTGTGTGATCGAAATATTATTCGCAAAGTGCAGCGAAAGCTCGTGATCTGTGATCTGGAACAGCTGCGTGTCATCGCGGGAGGCAATATCTATGAGTGA